Within the Burkholderia ubonensis genome, the region AGTCGGACTGCATGACCGGGCGCGACCTTGGTGTCGCGCCCTTTTTTTACGAGGAATGCATATTGAAAGCGATTGCTCTCGCGCTCACGTCGATCGCCGCAGCGGCTGTGCTGGCCGGTTGCGCGCATTCGAATTCGCCGACCAACAAGGATGACGGCACGTTCGTCTATCTGCTGGACCGCCAGGGGGAATGGAAGGAAAACAAGGTCGACACGCTGCCCGCGCTGCCAACGCCGGGCGACCTGCTGTCGTTCAACGTGTCGCAGAACACGCCGCTCAAGTTCTTCGTCGACGCGAAGTCGCTGGCGGTCGGCACCGACGGCATCGTGCGGTATACGGTGGTCGTCACGAGCCCGGCCGGCGCGCGCAACGTCAATTACGAGGGCATCCGCTGCGACACGTATGAATGGCGCCAGTATGCGGGCCTCAATTCGGATCACGACGGCTGGGACCGCACGGTCGAGAACGACTGGCGCCGCATCGAGAACGGCGAGCTGAACGCATATCACGCGGCGCTCTACCAGGACTACTTCTGCGCGAACAAGATGCCGCTGGGCACGACGCAGTCGATCCTCGAGAACATCAAGTATCACCGCACCGCGCTGAATCAGCTGCGCTGATCGCGCCGACCGGCCGAAGCCGCCATGCAAAAAGCCCGCGTTTCGCGGGCTTTTGCGTATCGACGGTCACCGGGCCTGACAGGTCACACGAGCACCAGGTTGTCGCGGTGAATCAGCTCCGGCTCCATCATGTAGCCGAGCACCGCTTCGATCTCGCCGCTCGGCTTGCGCTGGATCAGCTTCGTTTCCGCGCTGCTGTAGTTGGTCAGCCCGCGCGCGACTTCGCGCCCGTCGGGCCCGACGCAGGCGATCACCTCGCCGCGCGCGAACACGCCCTGCACGTTGACGATGCCGATCGGCAGCAGGCTCTTGCCGCCCGCCGTCAGCTTCTCGACCGCGCCGGCGTCGATCACGACATGCCCGCGCACCTGCAGGTGATCGGCCATCCACTGCTTGCGCGCCGCCATCCGCGCCGTGCGCGCGATCAGCTGCGTGCCGATCGCCTCGCCCGCCGCGAGGCGCGCGAGCACGTCCGGCTCGCGCCCGCTCGCGATCACGGTGTTCGCGCCGCTGTGCGCCGCGCGCTTGGCCGCGAGAATCTTCGTCAGCATGCCGCCGCGGCCGAGGCTCGACCCCGCGCCCCCCGCCATCGCCTCGAGTTCGGGTGCGCCGGCATTCGCTTCCGCGACGAGCGTCGCGGCCGGGTCCTTGCGCGGATCGGCGGTAAACAGGCCGGACTGGTCGGTGAGGATGATCAGCGCATCGCCTTCGATCAGGTTCGCGACGAGCGCGCCGAGCGTGTCGTTGTCGCCGAACTTGATTTCGTCGGTGACGACCGTGTCGTTCTCGTTGATGATCGGCACGACGCCGAGCCGCAGCAGCGTGAGCAGCGTCGAGCGCGCGTTCAGGTAGCGTTCGCGGTCCGCGAGGTCGGCGTGCGTGAGCAGGATCTGCGCGGTGCGGATCCCGTGCTCGGAGAAGCGGCTTTCATAGACCTGGGCGAGCCCCATCTGCCCGACCGCGGCAGCGGCCTGCAGTTCGTCGATCTCGCGCGGACGCTTGCTCCAGCCGAGCCGCTGCATCCCTTCCGCGATCGCGCCCGAACTGACGAGCACCACTTCCTTGCCCTGGTCGCGCAGCGCGGCGATCTGGGCGGCCCAGCGGCCAATTGCGGCATGATCGAGCCCCTTGCCGTCGTTGGTCACGAGGCTGGATCCCACCTTCACCACCAGTCGCTTCGAATCCGCGATGATCGAACGCATCGTGCGCTGTCTCCTGTATGTGATGCCTGGCCTGGCCGGGCGCGATTGAATTCCGGCGCCGGGCGGCTCGCGCCCGACGCGCACCCGCCGCTCAGGCGTCGGCGTCCGATGCCGTCTGCCCGTCGCGCGCGGGCGTGTCGCGGAAGCGCACGTCCGCCGCCAGGTCTTCCGCCTCGGCCGCGCGATGCGCGTCCGAATGCTCCGCGAGGTAGTCGTAGATCGCGTAGCACAGCGCCTCGCAGCCCTGGCCGGTCAGCGCCGAGATTTCGAACACCGGGCCGTCCCAGCCGAAACGCTCGAGGAAATCCGCGACGCGCGCCTCACGCTCGTCCTCCGGCACCATGTCGAGCTTGTTGAGCACGAGCCAGCGCGGCTTCTCGTAGAGCGACTCGTCGTACTTGCGCAGCTCGCCGACGATCGCCGTCGCCTCCGCGACCGGATCGACGCTTTCGTCGAACGGTGCAAGATCGACAAGATGCAGCAGCACCCCGGTGCGCTGCAGGTGGCGCAGGAACTGATGCCCGAGGCCGGCGCCTTCGGCCGCGCCCTCGATCAGCCCGGGAATGTCGGCGATCACGAAGCTCTTGCTCGGCCCGACGCGCACGACGCCGAGATTCGGGGCCAGCGTCGTGAACGGATAGTCGGCGATCTTCGGCTTCGCGTTCGACACCGACGAGATGAATGTCGACTTGCCCGCGTTCGGCATGCCGAGCAGGCCGACGTCGGCCAGCACCTTCAGCTCGAGGCGCAGCATCCGCCGCTCGCCCGGCTTGCCGTCGGTCTTCTGGCGCGGCGCGCGGTTCGTGCTCGACTTGAAATGCAGGTTGCCGAGGCCGCCCGCACCGCCCTGCGCGAGCATCACCTTCTGGTCGTGCTCGGTCAGGTCGGCGATCAGCTCGCCCGTGTCCATGTCGGTGATGACCGTGCCGACCGGCATGCGCAGCGTGATGTCGTCGCCGCCCTTGCCGTAGCAGTCCGAGCCGCGGCCGTTCTCGCCGTTGCGCGCCAGGTGCTTCTTCGCGTAACGGTAGTCGATCAGCGTGTTGATGTTGCGGTCGGCGATCGCATAGACGCTGCCGCCCCGGCCGCCGTCGCCGCCGTCCGGCCCGCCGAACGGAACGAATTTCTCGCGGCGCATCGACGCGCTGCCATCGCCTCCGTCTCCGGCGATGACTTCGATTCGCGCTTCGTCAATGAACTTCAT harbors:
- a CDS encoding CNP1-like family protein, yielding MTGRDLGVAPFFYEECILKAIALALTSIAAAAVLAGCAHSNSPTNKDDGTFVYLLDRQGEWKENKVDTLPALPTPGDLLSFNVSQNTPLKFFVDAKSLAVGTDGIVRYTVVVTSPAGARNVNYEGIRCDTYEWRQYAGLNSDHDGWDRTVENDWRRIENGELNAYHAALYQDYFCANKMPLGTTQSILENIKYHRTALNQLR
- the cgtA gene encoding Obg family GTPase CgtA; the protein is MKFIDEARIEVIAGDGGDGSASMRREKFVPFGGPDGGDGGRGGSVYAIADRNINTLIDYRYAKKHLARNGENGRGSDCYGKGGDDITLRMPVGTVITDMDTGELIADLTEHDQKVMLAQGGAGGLGNLHFKSSTNRAPRQKTDGKPGERRMLRLELKVLADVGLLGMPNAGKSTFISSVSNAKPKIADYPFTTLAPNLGVVRVGPSKSFVIADIPGLIEGAAEGAGLGHQFLRHLQRTGVLLHLVDLAPFDESVDPVAEATAIVGELRKYDESLYEKPRWLVLNKLDMVPEDEREARVADFLERFGWDGPVFEISALTGQGCEALCYAIYDYLAEHSDAHRAAEAEDLAADVRFRDTPARDGQTASDADA
- the proB gene encoding glutamate 5-kinase, whose protein sequence is MRSIIADSKRLVVKVGSSLVTNDGKGLDHAAIGRWAAQIAALRDQGKEVVLVSSGAIAEGMQRLGWSKRPREIDELQAAAAVGQMGLAQVYESRFSEHGIRTAQILLTHADLADRERYLNARSTLLTLLRLGVVPIINENDTVVTDEIKFGDNDTLGALVANLIEGDALIILTDQSGLFTADPRKDPAATLVAEANAGAPELEAMAGGAGSSLGRGGMLTKILAAKRAAHSGANTVIASGREPDVLARLAAGEAIGTQLIARTARMAARKQWMADHLQVRGHVVIDAGAVEKLTAGGKSLLPIGIVNVQGVFARGEVIACVGPDGREVARGLTNYSSAETKLIQRKPSGEIEAVLGYMMEPELIHRDNLVLV